The DNA window ACGGCTCGCTTACCAAGGCCGACGTCCCCTACTCGACGCTGTGGAGCGAAGACTTCACCGACGAGTTCTTCACGACAGGGCTTCGTCGTTGGCTGCGCAAAGGAACATTGCGACACCACACGGATCACGTCATCGATTGGAACGACGTGGATCCCCCCAAGGCCGAACGCAAGCTCGGCAAGGCGCTGGCCGAGCAACTGCTGCGCGACAAGGCGATTATGGGCGTATTCGACGAAGGGTGCATGGGCATGTTCAACGCCATCATCCCGGACGATCTGCTGCACGCCACCGGTGTCTACAAAGAGCGGCTCAGCCAGTCGGCACTGTATTACGAATCGACGCAAGTGCGCGACGACGAAGCCACGGCCGTGCGTCGCTGGATGGAAGAGCGCGGCATGAAGTTCGTTACGGGCACAAATCCCGCCGAGGATTTGACGGACGAACAAATTCACCAGCAATGCAAAATGTACGTCGCCGCGGTGCGCATTGCCGATGACTTCGGTTGCCACACGATTGGCATCCAATACCAACAAGGTTTGAAGGATCTGCTGCCGGCCAGTGATCTGGTCGAAGGAACTTTGAATAATGCCGAACGCCCCCCTGTGCATAGTCGCGATGGCGCGCGAGAGCTTTACGCCGGCGAACCGCTGCCGCACTTCAACGAAGTCGACGAATGCGCGGGGCTCGATGCCCTGATGACGTTCCGCGTGCATCGCGCCATGGGACAGCCGGTCGAAAACACGCTGCACGATATTCGCTGGGGAGATATCGATCGATCGGGTGGAGTGTCCGATTATGTGTGGGTATTTCTGATCAGCGGTGCGGCGCCGCCGGCACATTTCGTGGGAGGTTGGAGCGGCGCGTCGAGCGAGCGGCAACCGAAAATGTACTTCGGACTCGGCGGTGGTACGCTCAAAGGGGTTTCGCGCCCCGGCGAAATCGTCTGGTCTCGCGTCTACGTAGCGCGGGGACGCTTGAAGATGGATCTGGGGCGAGCGCGCGTCGTCGAGCTCTCGGCGGAAGAAACCGAGCGCCGCTGGCAGGCCACGACACCGCAGTGGCCGATCATGCACGCCGTGACGTACGGGGTGTCGCGCGACCAGATGATGGCGCGGCACAAAAGCAACCATATCCATGTCGTCTATGCCAACAGTGCCGATGAGGCCGATCGGGCCTTGTGGGCCAAGGCCTCGATGGCTGCGGAACTGGGGTTGGATGTTGCCCTGTGCGGGACGCGCGCCGGCCGAGAATCTTGGTAAGCGGCCCGGCCCGTAGTCCACGCGTTGACACCCTCGGCGATGCTGCCGAGAATCGCAGGTAGCAATTTCTCCTGATCGCGTTTGAAGGAATCTCTGATGTTCGTCCGCATTTCCGCTTCGCTCGCGCGACCGATTTTGATCTCGGCCAGCGTCCTATTTCTGTCGGGCTGTGGAACGAGCGCTTACGAAGAACGTGTCGACAAAGGGATGGCTACGCTGCGCACCGCGCAACAGTATTTGGGGATTTCCCCCGACGCAGTCGAAATTCCCGGCAGTGGCTTCATGATCAGGTTGCCGAAGTTCATCGACGGAGCCTCGAAGGCGTACAACGAGCAATCGGCCGAGCCGAACGGACAAGGGGTCGTCAATCCCGAGCGGCTCAATCCGCCGTTTTTAAAGATCCCCGGCCTACGGGTTTGCTACGAGGCGTTCGGTTTCGACGCCCAGACCAACGAATCACTCGGCGTTTACTGCTATCAGGCTGTGCTGCCCGCGGCAGACGCCGTCGTGGAAGGAAAACCTATCGAGGAATGGATCCAAGCGCAGTTAGCGAAAACCTTTGGTGACTCGGCGCAGTGGACCGACGTCAAACTGCCGACGCAGGCCGGGCCACAAGTCGATTGGCGGCAGATCAACGTCAAGGGAATGCAAAACTTCTTCACGCAGTCCGGAGCGGTGAAGCCTTCGCCCGGCGTGTTTGAGCTGTACACGAAGGAGATGGATGGCAACCGGCTGCTGATCGGTTGGCGCTATCCGCAGAAAATCAATCACGCCGCCGCCGATAATTCGCGGCTCTCGGTCGGCAGCATCACCGCGGCGGCACCGGTCAATCCGGCCCCCGCGGCAAACTGAGCACTCGCTCGTTTTTCTACGAAGCGATCATTTCTTGCCGAGTGCGCGCTGCTGGCGAAAAAAATCACTCAGCAGGGCGCTAGCTTCCTCGGCCAGCACGCCGCGTACGCTTTGGGTACGGTGATTCAGCCGAGCGTCGTTCAAGAGTTGAAACAGCGTATCGACCGCGCCCGCCTTCGGATCGGCGGCGCCGTAAATCACCCACGGCAGGCGGGCTTGGACGATCGCACCGGCGCACATTGGACACGGCTCGAGCGTCACGTACAGCAAACAATCATGCAGGCGCCAGCTTCCCACGGCCGCCGAGGCTTGCGTGATGGCAATCATCTCGGCATGAGCCGTCGGATCCTGCAATTGCTCGCGCTGATTGTGCGCGGCCGCGATCACGCGCCCTTCATGCACGATTACTGCCCCGACGGGGACCTCGTCCTGCTCGGCGGCCAGGCGCGCCTGCGCGAGCGCCTGCCGCATAAATGTCTCGTGCATCGTCACTTGCCCCGATCCGGGTGCCGGAACTGCTTGCCATCGAGGTCAGTGACGCCCGAGTTTCCAAAGCGCACCTCGAGCCCGTCGGGCTGTCCGCCATTGCCACGCAGCTCGAACTGGTGAAAGCCCGCCTGCAGCGCCAGTGGGAGATAGTTCCACAGCGGCTCTTTCTGTTTCGCATCATAAACCGATTGGCCATCGATTTTCAGCGTCAAGGATCCGACGTGTTTGAGTTCGAATTGATAGACGCCGGTCGTCGGGACGTCGAAAATCGCCGCCAGAACGAACGACTCGTCGGACTTGACCTTCGTATCCTCCAGCCACGCGCGCTCGTTCGTTGCCGGCACAGGCAGTAGCGGACCCGACTCGGCTTTGAATTGCAGACCATTGGCCAGCTTTGAACCAGGACGAAGTTTGCGCGGCGGCAACGGCGCCGAGGGCTCGATCGACAGCGTAATCGGCGCCGACAATACAGCATCCTTCGGATCTTCGCTGAATTGCGCCCGAGCGTAAATCGATACTGGTCCCAGCCCCAAATCCTCGGGTTTCACTTCGATCTCGCCGTGATCGGCCGTTAATGTTCCCAGCGAACGCATGCTGTCGAAAAACGTGATCTTTGTCGCGTCCGGAGCCTTGGCCGTGAGCTTAAAGGGCTCCTTCCAATTCGCACGGTCTGTTGCCGAGCACGTTAGCTCGATCTTGTGATCGTGGTTCGCGATCGTAACGGGCAGGATGACACGCCCCTGCGTCTCGATCGATGATCCCTCGATACCTACGACGCGCAGCTCGGCCGCGCCGTCCGGAAGCTGCGTGCTGTCGAATTCCAGCGTGCCGGACGCGGCGCAGTGGGTGATTTGTACGCCGTTGATGAACAGCTCGAATCGATCAAGCGGCTTGTCGTCGACCTCGCCCGCCGGCCGCAAAATGACAGTGCCCTTCAGCTTTGCTCCGGCGCGGACCCCCTCGACCGTGACCTTGGGAATATTGGCCCACGGGCGGCAGAGCGGATCCCCCACCACGATCAACTGGTACGGCGAGGCAACTCCCTGGTAAAACGCTTCGGCCAACGTGCAACCGCGAGCGTAATGGACCTGGGTGTAGGCTTCGGGGAATTTCAGATAGATCGCATAAGGCTCGAACACCGCCCCGCTCGAACCGGCGGCTCCTGCCCGCAAGAAATCGGTTAACCGCTGCTGACCATCGTTGTAGTCGAACTTGCCACCCCAACTGGTCAGATTCTCGCAGATGGCGCCAGGCAGGATTTCGCTATGCGAGCCTTTCCAGTCGAAGTTGCGCTTGCCGGTTAGCAATCCTGCCACGTCCTTCTTTCCCATCGGCAGGATGCCACTGACTACCTCGGCGCGGACGCCCAGCTCTTTTAACGCCGCGATCGCGGCCTTGAATTGAGGCTCGCGAATGCCTGACCGGTCCTTGTCCCCGGTCCGGCAGAAATAGATCGTTCCGGGCGGCTTGGTGCCGTCCGCGGCGGCGCTGCGCTTGAGGTTGGCGATGACCTCTTCGGGGCTCATGCCGTTGTTGCTGGTGACCCCGAGCATCGTGCTTAGCACGTAAGAAACGCCGCCCCCTTCGACCAGCTTGCCCGCCTCGTCGAAGCCATACCAGCCGCGAAAACCCTGCGAGGGATTGCCGGCATGCTCCTTGTCCGCGCGGCGTAGATAGTGGTTGCTGTTCTGCGCGACGAAGCGAAAGTCATTGCCCATCACCGCCTGCGCGAAGAATGTCAGCGACGTTAACGAGCCGACCGGCGCGAATTGCGCCGGAGGTTGCTGCTTTCCCAGCATCGTCTTGAAATCAATCGACCAGGGAAAATCACTGGAATAGACCACATAGTCGATCTGTGGCGCGATGCCACGTTGGCTGATAGCGCCCAGAATTGGCAGCAACAACTTGTCGCGAAAGACGCCGACGTCGACTTTATCCGTCGAGTAGGGCCAATCGAGATAGAGAACGTTGATCGCCGGTATGTTGCGGAGCGCGACAAAATGATGGGCAATGGCCAGCGATGCCCAACTGCGCTGATTGGCGACGACGAAAACGTTCTCCGGGCCGCCGCCGGCTCGCGCTGGAGCCACGCTCCCGAATTGCGCGGCAAGCATGCCACAGGCCAAGACCGTAAGCAGACGAAACCGTGCGCAGAAATTCACGAGCTGGCGTCCTGGTAGAAGGCCGTCCGGGAAGAGGAATCGACGCGTCGCAGCCGCCGAGCAAGTGCCACCTCAACGGGGCAGCAGCGCTTTCGCGCCGTGCGATCGGCTCGCCGACCAGGCGTTCAATCTATCACGCCAGATGCTGCGCAGCGATAAGACGGATCGTAAACGCGGGCGTCGCGATAACCAACATGGCGCGCCGCGGCTGAACCACGGCGCGCCTGGACATATGGCGCGAGGCTTTACCAGCCGTAGAATCCGGCGCCGCCAACGTACGGGCCCACTGGTCCACCGTAGTACGAGTAACCCGGATAACCGTAGTAGTACCCGCCGGGATATCCATAGCCATAACCGTAGCCGAATCCAACCGCAGGACGCGGCGGATAATAGGCGCGGTACGGAGCGTAATACGGGCGCGGGGCGTAGTAAGCACGGTAGTACGGCCGATAGCCGTAGCCGTAATAGCCGCCGCCGTAGTAGCCGTAAGGCCGCGCGGACGCGGTACCACTCGCGCACACGAACAGACCAAGCACCAGTAGCAGAATTGCTGCGAATCGCTTCATCACTGACTCCTTATTCTCGACGGCCCTAACCACGTATTCCTCGGCCGAAAACCACCACTATT is part of the Pirellulales bacterium genome and encodes:
- a CDS encoding fucose isomerase, with the translated sequence MDYALPELTRPARVKKKQVLMVASGDLRPAANRNCWASQQEMEEKLGHAVAAAGYELVRAHPYRPEEGHGFISSQKEGMTVFAGIDPKAPLIVAEAVWQYSHHVLHGLVSHRGPILTVANWSGTWPGLVGMLNLNGSLTKADVPYSTLWSEDFTDEFFTTGLRRWLRKGTLRHHTDHVIDWNDVDPPKAERKLGKALAEQLLRDKAIMGVFDEGCMGMFNAIIPDDLLHATGVYKERLSQSALYYESTQVRDDEATAVRRWMEERGMKFVTGTNPAEDLTDEQIHQQCKMYVAAVRIADDFGCHTIGIQYQQGLKDLLPASDLVEGTLNNAERPPVHSRDGARELYAGEPLPHFNEVDECAGLDALMTFRVHRAMGQPVENTLHDIRWGDIDRSGGVSDYVWVFLISGAAPPAHFVGGWSGASSERQPKMYFGLGGGTLKGVSRPGEIVWSRVYVARGRLKMDLGRARVVELSAEETERRWQATTPQWPIMHAVTYGVSRDQMMARHKSNHIHVVYANSADEADRALWAKASMAAELGLDVALCGTRAGRESW
- the tadA gene encoding tRNA adenosine(34) deaminase TadA; translated protein: MHETFMRQALAQARLAAEQDEVPVGAVIVHEGRVIAAAHNQREQLQDPTAHAEMIAITQASAAVGSWRLHDCLLYVTLEPCPMCAGAIVQARLPWVIYGAADPKAGAVDTLFQLLNDARLNHRTQSVRGVLAEEASALLSDFFRQQRALGKK